A section of the Rhodobacteraceae bacterium M382 genome encodes:
- a CDS encoding PIN domain-containing protein — MKLVLDTCVLYPTVMREMLLGAARLGHFQPLWSARILEEWSRAAVKLGPEGAAQAQSEIALLGVAWPQSKVAASPGIESRLWLPDAADVHVLAAAVAGSADGIVTVNRKDFPKHLLAEEGLNRLDPDGLLYDLWLRDPKGLQKVGEDVLNTANRLAGGGWAMRPLLKKARLPRLAKALS, encoded by the coding sequence GTGAAACTGGTTCTTGATACCTGCGTTCTGTATCCCACCGTGATGCGGGAGATGCTGTTGGGCGCGGCGCGGCTGGGACATTTCCAGCCGCTGTGGTCGGCGCGCATCCTCGAGGAATGGTCCAGAGCCGCGGTCAAACTGGGCCCTGAAGGCGCAGCACAGGCGCAATCCGAAATCGCACTGCTGGGGGTCGCATGGCCCCAGTCCAAGGTTGCCGCCAGCCCGGGCATCGAGTCGCGGTTGTGGTTGCCGGATGCCGCGGATGTGCATGTTCTGGCAGCTGCGGTTGCCGGTTCGGCGGATGGCATTGTGACGGTGAACCGCAAGGATTTCCCAAAACATCTGCTGGCCGAAGAGGGGCTGAATCGTTTGGACCCGGATGGATTACTCTATGACCTGTGGCTACGTGATCCAAAAGGTCTGCAAAAGGTTGGGGAGGATGTGCTGAACACGGCCAACCGTCTGGCCGGGGGCGGCTGGGCCATGCGGCCGCTGCTAAAAAAGGCGCGCCTGCCGCGTTTGGCCAAGGCGTTGTCCTGA
- a CDS encoding M48 family metallopeptidase gives MLRLTPILLAVLYAVIMYRFSVWRTHRDLDTRSTELVDPKLKRLTDKLAAALDLPRIKVFIYEIDPVNGLAAPDGRIFITRGFYRKFQTGEVSGEEISSVIAHELGHVALGHARKRMIDFSGQNALRTVLALVLSRIIPGVGVWIANGLTTLLAARLSRNDEYEADEYAAALLTKAGIGIGPQKSLFLKLEELTQARAGAAPAWLMSHPKTEERIVALEKLEKRWQNA, from the coding sequence ATGCTCAGATTAACCCCCATCCTGCTGGCCGTTCTGTATGCCGTCATCATGTACCGCTTCTCGGTGTGGCGAACCCACCGCGATCTTGATACGCGCTCGACAGAACTGGTTGACCCCAAGCTCAAGCGGCTGACCGACAAATTGGCGGCCGCTTTGGATCTGCCCCGGATCAAAGTGTTCATTTACGAAATCGACCCGGTCAATGGATTGGCGGCACCGGACGGGCGCATTTTCATCACCCGTGGGTTTTACCGCAAATTTCAAACGGGTGAGGTCTCGGGCGAGGAAATCTCATCTGTCATCGCGCATGAATTGGGTCATGTGGCCCTGGGGCACGCGCGCAAGCGCATGATTGATTTTTCGGGGCAGAATGCCCTGCGTACGGTTCTCGCACTCGTGCTCAGTCGGATCATTCCGGGTGTAGGAGTGTGGATTGCCAACGGGCTGACCACGCTGTTGGCTGCCCGTCTGTCACGCAATGACGAATACGAAGCTGACGAATATGCCGCCGCATTGCTGACAAAAGCCGGAATTGGCATCGGTCCGCAAAAATCACTGTTTTTGAAACTCGAAGAGCTGACTCAGGCCCGTGCTGGCGCAGCGCCAGCCTGGTTGATGAGCCACCCCAAGACCGAAGAGCGTATCGTCGCGCTGGAAAAACTGGAAAAACGCTGGCAGAACGCCTGA